The following are encoded together in the Ovis canadensis isolate MfBH-ARS-UI-01 breed Bighorn chromosome 2, ARS-UI_OviCan_v2, whole genome shotgun sequence genome:
- the NPPC gene encoding C-type natriuretic peptide, producing the protein MHLSQLLACALLLSLLSLRPSEAKPGAPPKVPRTPPGEEVAEPQAAGGGQKKGDKTPGGGGANLKDDRSRLLRDLRVDTKSRAAWTRLLHEHPNARKYKGGNKKGLSKGCFGLKLDRIGSMSGLGC; encoded by the exons ATGCACCTCTCCCAGCTGCTGGCCTGCGCCCTGCTGCTCTCGCTTCTCTCGCTCCGGCCCTCCGAAGCCAAGCCCGGGGCGCCGCCAAAG GTCCCGCGAACTCCGCCCGGCGAGGAGGTGGCCGAGCCCCAGGCTGCGGGCGGCGGTCAGAAGAAGGGCGACAAGACTCCCGGGGGCGGCGGCGCCAATCTCAAGGACGACCGGTCGCGACTGCTTCGGGACCTGCGCGTGGACACCAAGTCCCGGGCGGCGTGGACCCGCCTGCTGCACGAGCACCCCAACGCGCGCAAATACAAAGGAGGCAACAAGAAGGGTTTGTCCAAGGGCTGCTTCGGCCTCAAGCTGGACAGGATCGGCTCCATGAGCGGCCTGGGTTGTTAG